One Carassius gibelio isolate Cgi1373 ecotype wild population from Czech Republic chromosome A20, carGib1.2-hapl.c, whole genome shotgun sequence DNA segment encodes these proteins:
- the ca20h1orf131 gene encoding uncharacterized protein C1orf131 homolog — MSVKRDEHDGEADGDHLFLDQVLNQLYDFGDRKNKGLKKTQKRKKSTGDTGSEQIMTSSTVCENIPSGAELSSVELVTFTDPLKKNKIPKTAEPGQKVPDVKGKKKSGSDEKLAIEKARFEVHKFGLSGYQKQQQRVFEQDRAIMLGARPPKKQYVNYKMYQQMIKDQKMKAKEEAKAETQKKRRKEGKSRPEKSKSSSRGELGGQVGRFKNGMLVLSSKDIQKLKVKVKK; from the exons atGAGCGTGAAAAGAGATGAACACGATGGGGAGGCGGATGGCGATCATCTTTTCCTCGATCAAGTTCTAAACCAGTTGTATGATTTTG GGGATAGAAAAAACAAAGGATTGAAAAAGACTCAGAAGAGAAAGAAGTCTACAGGAGACACAGGCTCCGAGCAGATCATGACGAGCTCCACAGTTTGTGAAAACATCCCGTCTGGAGCTGAACTATCCAGTGTGGAGCTGGTTACATTTACTGATcctctgaagaaaaacaaaataccCAAGACTGCTGAACCAGGGCAGAAG GTTCCTGATGTTAAAGGAAAGAAGAAATCGGGCTCAGACGAGAAACTAGCAATAGAAAAG GCTCGGTTTGAGGTTCACAAGTTTGGGCTGTCGGGGTATCAGAAGCAGCAGCAGAGGGTCTTTGAGCAGGACAGGGCCATCATGCTGGGAGCCCGA ccCCCGAAAAAGCAGTATGTTAACTACAAAATGTATCAACAAATGATAAAAGATCAGAAGATGAAAGCAAAAGAGGAAGCTAAAGCT GAAACACagaagaaaagaaggaaagaaggGAAATCAAG GCCTGAGAAAAGTAAATCATCGTCGAGAGGAGAGCTCGGTGGACAAGTTGGTCGCTTCAAAAACGGAATGCTGGTGTTGAGCTCCAAAGACATTCAGAAACTAAAagtaaaagtgaaaaagtga